A single region of the Acidobacteriota bacterium genome encodes:
- a CDS encoding 50S ribosomal protein L27 → MAHKKGQGSSRNGRDSQAQRLGVKRFDGNVVPGGAILVRQRGRRFRPGRNVGLGKDDTLFAMVGGRVRFEDHGSRGRIISVLPLDAS, encoded by the coding sequence GGCAGTTCACGGAACGGCCGCGACAGTCAGGCGCAACGGCTCGGCGTCAAGCGGTTCGACGGGAATGTCGTGCCGGGCGGCGCCATCCTCGTCCGCCAGCGCGGCCGGCGCTTCCGTCCGGGCCGTAATGTCGGCCTCGGCAAGGACGACACGCTCTTCGCGATGGTCGGCGGACGGGTTCGCTTCGAGGATCACGGCTCCCGAGGACGTATCATCAGCGTCCTCCCGCTGGACGCCTCGTGA
- the nadD gene encoding nicotinate (nicotinamide) nucleotide adenylyltransferase, with protein MVDHSRIRRGGAIRVTRLGILGGTFDPVHYGHLDAAVAAQQALGLDEVRLMPSREPPHKTPFDQAGGDHRLAMVALAVDGYEALQASDFELRAPGPSYTSVTLRRLADEQGHDPSRLFFVLGSDAFADIGQWYDYPALLDRGHFVVVSRPDATGAPLRERMPELAGRMQAGRPPAEGAPAIWLVDAGTRDVSSSEIRRRLVRREPLDHLLPRAVADYIVRHDLYAAHDNGTDPA; from the coding sequence GTGGTCGACCATTCACGGATCCGGAGAGGAGGCGCGATTCGCGTGACGCGGCTCGGGATCCTGGGCGGAACGTTCGATCCGGTGCACTACGGGCATCTCGACGCGGCGGTCGCGGCGCAGCAGGCGCTTGGGCTGGATGAAGTGCGGTTGATGCCCTCCCGGGAGCCACCCCACAAGACGCCGTTCGATCAGGCCGGCGGCGACCACCGGCTGGCGATGGTCGCGCTGGCCGTCGACGGCTACGAAGCGTTGCAGGCGAGCGACTTCGAGTTGCGCGCGCCTGGTCCGTCGTACACGTCGGTCACGCTGCGACGCCTTGCCGACGAGCAGGGGCACGACCCCTCGCGGCTGTTCTTCGTTCTCGGCAGCGACGCGTTCGCCGACATCGGGCAGTGGTACGACTATCCGGCGCTTCTCGACCGGGGTCACTTCGTCGTCGTCTCGCGCCCCGACGCCACCGGGGCGCCGCTCCGCGAACGGATGCCGGAGTTGGCCGGCCGTATGCAGGCCGGGCGCCCACCCGCCGAGGGCGCGCCCGCCATCTGGCTGGTCGATGCCGGCACGCGTGACGTCTCGTCGTCCGAAATCCGCCGGCGCCTTGTCCGGCGCGAGCCGCTCGATCACCTGCTCCCGCGCGCGGTCGCCGACTACATCGTTCGGCACGATCTGTAC
- the obgE gene encoding GTPase ObgE, whose amino-acid sequence MFVDEVDIRVAAGDGGNGCVSFRREKFVPRGGPDGGDGGRGGSVWLRACNHLNTLVSLKFHPLCRAKRGAHGEGSDRTGRSGADLYVDVPPGTIVYAIDEDGDAVGPLADLTDDGESWRAAAGGRGGRGNRRFVSSTNRAPRQVEKGLPGEQRALRLRLSLLADVGLVGFPNAGKSTLISRVSAARPKVADYPFTTLTPHLGVVSLDDERSFVLADVPGLIAGAHEGHGLGHRFLRHLERTRVLVHLIDVSSGSGRDPVDDFETIRNELERFPAGAPVATPGGTSGGTSGDAVTATAPAPDLARKPQLAAATKMDALDDDERLARLKGHLRARSVPLYPISAVTGDGVPALLEAMWSTIHGSGEEARFA is encoded by the coding sequence ATGTTCGTCGACGAGGTCGACATCCGCGTGGCAGCCGGCGACGGCGGCAACGGGTGTGTCAGCTTCCGCCGCGAGAAATTCGTCCCGCGCGGCGGTCCGGACGGTGGCGACGGCGGACGGGGCGGTTCGGTCTGGCTTCGCGCCTGCAACCATCTCAATACGCTGGTATCGCTCAAGTTCCATCCGCTGTGCCGCGCCAAGCGAGGCGCGCATGGCGAGGGCTCCGACCGGACCGGCCGCTCCGGCGCCGATCTGTACGTGGATGTCCCGCCGGGCACGATCGTCTACGCCATCGACGAGGATGGCGACGCCGTCGGGCCGCTTGCCGACCTGACGGACGACGGCGAGTCGTGGCGGGCCGCGGCGGGCGGACGGGGCGGGCGGGGCAACCGGCGCTTCGTCAGCTCCACCAACCGGGCGCCGCGTCAGGTGGAGAAAGGTCTGCCGGGCGAGCAACGCGCGCTCCGGCTTCGCCTGTCCCTCCTCGCCGATGTCGGCCTGGTCGGCTTTCCGAATGCGGGGAAGTCGACCCTGATATCCCGCGTGTCGGCGGCGCGTCCCAAGGTGGCCGACTATCCCTTCACGACCCTGACGCCCCACCTCGGCGTAGTGAGCCTGGACGACGAGCGGAGTTTCGTCCTGGCCGACGTGCCGGGACTGATTGCCGGCGCGCACGAGGGACATGGCCTGGGACATCGCTTCCTCCGTCACCTCGAACGGACCCGCGTGCTCGTCCACCTGATTGACGTCTCTTCCGGCAGCGGGCGCGATCCGGTGGACGACTTCGAGACGATCCGCAACGAGCTGGAGCGCTTTCCCGCCGGCGCGCCGGTGGCGACGCCCGGCGGAACGTCCGGCGGAACGTCCGGCGACGCCGTCACGGCAACGGCGCCGGCGCCGGATCTCGCGCGAAAGCCGCAACTGGCCGCCGCGACGAAGATGGACGCGCTCGATGATGACGAGCGCCTCGCGCGGCTGAAGGGTCATCTCCGGGCGCGGTCGGTTCCCCTCTATCCGATCTCCGCCGTGACCGGCGACGGGGTGCCGGCGCTGCTCGAAGCGATGTGGTCGACCATTCACGGATCCGGAGAGGAGGCGCGATTCGCGTGA